In Maylandia zebra isolate NMK-2024a linkage group LG12, Mzebra_GT3a, whole genome shotgun sequence, a single genomic region encodes these proteins:
- the pdlim2 gene encoding PDZ and LIM domain protein 2 isoform X2 yields the protein MALTVNLIGPSPWGFRIYGGRDFKKAITVSKVNEGGKAEQAALQAGDIILEINGENTADMLNAEAQTKIKNSKTSLQLVVERPETPGVGQTNGTPEQLIGRFKETVKLNQDENQNYREYTISSPVSRSPGPYSTDRPASPDTRMEMVTPTINKSFQLHSRSPEERNTRLSGLVSQDFSPSDYRNNSVSNTTPQGRFSPQSPTERDVPVSPHRSPSSDFAMQRFDTDSEVYKMIQENRESRNPPRQSNTFKMLQEVLEADEKEAALRFPGNLSPNAPKATTSVGGTSKYHTCERCGTKIVSQAVRINDDRFRHPECYTCTDCGLNLSMRGHFWIGDVMYCEKHAKERYQGPGSSPPATVSPHH from the exons ATGGCACTAACAGTGAACCTGATTGGCCCTTCACCATGGGGCTTCAGAATATATGGAGGACGAGATTTCAAGAAGGCCATAACTGTATCAAAG GTCAATGAGGGCGGCAAGGCAGAGCAGGCAGCCCTACAAGCCGGTGACATTATTTTGGAGATCAATGGAGAAAACACGGCTGATATGCTGAATGCAGAGGCCCAGACCAAGATCAAGAACTCCAAGACCTCTCTGCAGCTGGTGGTGGAGAG ACCTGAAACTCCCGGCGTTGGACAAACCAACGGCACTCCTGAACAGCTCATTGGACGTTTCAAG gAAACAGTAAAACTGAATCAAGATGAGAATCAAAACTATAGAGAGTACACCATCTCCAGCCCTGTGTCACGATCTCCAGGACCGTACTCAACAGATCGTCCTGCCAGCCCCGATACAAGGATGGAGATGGTGACACCAACCATCAACAAGAG TTTTCAGCTGCACTCAAGGTCACCAGAGGAGAGAAATACGAGATTGTCAGGACTCGTGTCACAG GACTTCTCGCCTTCAGACTACAGAAACAACTCTGTGTCCAACACAACTCCACAAGGACGCTTCTCACCCCAAAGTCCCACTGAGCGTGACGTACCAGTGTCGCCTCATCGCAG TCCCAGTTCTGACTTTGCCATGCAGAGGTTCGACACAGACTCAGAGGTGTACAAGATGATCCAGGAGAACAGGGAGTCCCGCAATCCACCTCGTCAGTCCAACACCTTTAAAATGCTGCAAGAGGTCCTGGAGGCTGACGAAAAAG AGGCAGCTCTGAGGTTTCCAGGAAATCTTTCACCAAATGCCCCCAAAGCAACCACATCAGTGGGAGGAACCAGCAAATACCACACCTGCGAGAGGTGTGGTACCAAAATTGT CTCACAGGCCGTGCGCATCAACGACGATCGATTCCGCCACCCCGAGTGCTACACGTGCACAGATTGCGGTCTTAACCTGAGTATGCGAGGGCACTTTTGGATTGGAGATGTGATGTACTGTGAGAAGCACGCCAAAGAAAGGTACCAGGGCCCGGGCAGCTCCCCCCCAGCCACCGTGTCCCCTCACCACTGA
- the pdlim2 gene encoding PDZ and LIM domain protein 2 isoform X1, giving the protein MALTVNLIGPSPWGFRIYGGRDFKKAITVSKVNEGGKAEQAALQAGDIILEINGENTADMLNAEAQTKIKNSKTSLQLVVERPETPGVGQTNGTPEQLIGRFKETVKLNQDENQNYREYTISSPVSRSPGPYSTDRPASPDTRMEMVTPTINKSFQLHSRSPEERNTRLSGLVSQDFSPSDYRNNSVSNTTPQGRFSPQSPTERDVPVSPHRSSPSSDFAMQRFDTDSEVYKMIQENRESRNPPRQSNTFKMLQEVLEADEKEAALRFPGNLSPNAPKATTSVGGTSKYHTCERCGTKIVSQAVRINDDRFRHPECYTCTDCGLNLSMRGHFWIGDVMYCEKHAKERYQGPGSSPPATVSPHH; this is encoded by the exons ATGGCACTAACAGTGAACCTGATTGGCCCTTCACCATGGGGCTTCAGAATATATGGAGGACGAGATTTCAAGAAGGCCATAACTGTATCAAAG GTCAATGAGGGCGGCAAGGCAGAGCAGGCAGCCCTACAAGCCGGTGACATTATTTTGGAGATCAATGGAGAAAACACGGCTGATATGCTGAATGCAGAGGCCCAGACCAAGATCAAGAACTCCAAGACCTCTCTGCAGCTGGTGGTGGAGAG ACCTGAAACTCCCGGCGTTGGACAAACCAACGGCACTCCTGAACAGCTCATTGGACGTTTCAAG gAAACAGTAAAACTGAATCAAGATGAGAATCAAAACTATAGAGAGTACACCATCTCCAGCCCTGTGTCACGATCTCCAGGACCGTACTCAACAGATCGTCCTGCCAGCCCCGATACAAGGATGGAGATGGTGACACCAACCATCAACAAGAG TTTTCAGCTGCACTCAAGGTCACCAGAGGAGAGAAATACGAGATTGTCAGGACTCGTGTCACAG GACTTCTCGCCTTCAGACTACAGAAACAACTCTGTGTCCAACACAACTCCACAAGGACGCTTCTCACCCCAAAGTCCCACTGAGCGTGACGTACCAGTGTCGCCTCATCGCAG CAGTCCCAGTTCTGACTTTGCCATGCAGAGGTTCGACACAGACTCAGAGGTGTACAAGATGATCCAGGAGAACAGGGAGTCCCGCAATCCACCTCGTCAGTCCAACACCTTTAAAATGCTGCAAGAGGTCCTGGAGGCTGACGAAAAAG AGGCAGCTCTGAGGTTTCCAGGAAATCTTTCACCAAATGCCCCCAAAGCAACCACATCAGTGGGAGGAACCAGCAAATACCACACCTGCGAGAGGTGTGGTACCAAAATTGT CTCACAGGCCGTGCGCATCAACGACGATCGATTCCGCCACCCCGAGTGCTACACGTGCACAGATTGCGGTCTTAACCTGAGTATGCGAGGGCACTTTTGGATTGGAGATGTGATGTACTGTGAGAAGCACGCCAAAGAAAGGTACCAGGGCCCGGGCAGCTCCCCCCCAGCCACCGTGTCCCCTCACCACTGA